Proteins co-encoded in one Arachis hypogaea cultivar Tifrunner chromosome 11, arahy.Tifrunner.gnm2.J5K5, whole genome shotgun sequence genomic window:
- the LOC112724136 gene encoding putative transcription factor bHLH041 isoform X2 — protein MPPVMSMWVPGAAFRRQMAYLELQQLDLLRLASAVIQTQFYLRAIFMGCSKGEIELGFSTIPQIDMKAAVKSLFPEDFSRQQIHHPASSSSSSCPSHEFSSLRGVLLPAPEGEQEAIIRAILHVISSSSSPATATSQPPPYNNSAFRAYSSTAYNLVTSSSSSRFSLMKRSIEFSRTLHLMRIRDRFHFQHQHQLPHHPLIIDTQNANNNKHLRHIILERRRRENENKCFRELRALLPPGTKKHKSSVLTAAKEALKSLIAEIEKLNIRNQQLKTLLGSSSSSYVNVHSSSSSSSSNERLNVAVSHVAGSSSSEERMVDLQVAVRGESLSHHRQSDIMIRILEFLKNLQNLSFVSMATNTSTNTQGTTINQIIFRLRILQGSEWDESGFVEAVRRIVSNLIRN, from the exons ATGCCGCCAGTGATGAGTAT GTGGGTTCCTGGTGCGGCTTTCAGGAGGCAAATGGCCTATTTAGAGCTTCAACAATTGGATCTTCTAAGACTTGCATCCGCAGTTATCCAAACACAATTCTATCTG AGAGCTATTTTCATGGGGTGCAGCAAAGGGGAAATTGAGCTTGGTTTCTCCACTATCCCTCAA ATTGACATGAAAGCAGCAGTGAAGAGTTTATTCCCAGAAGATTTTTCAAGACAGCAGATTCATCATCCAGCTTCATCGTCTTCAAGCTCTTGCCCTagccatgaattctcatccttacgAGGAGTATTGTTACCCGCACCAGAGGGTGAGCAAGAAGCAATCATAAGAGCAATCCTTCatgttatttcttcttcttcttcacccgcCACCGCTACTtctcaaccaccaccatataatAATAGTGCTTTCAGGGCATATTCTTCAACTGCTTACAATTTAGTAACAAGTAGCAGCAGCAGCAGGTTTAGTTTAATGAAGAGATCTATAGAATTCTCTAGAACCCTACATTTAATGAGAATTAGAGACCGCTTTCATTTCCAACATCAACACCAACTGCCTCATCATCCCCTCATCATTGATACCCAGAATGCTAATAATAATAAGCATCTTCGTCACATCATATTAGAGAGAAGAAGACGCGAGAACGAAAACAAGTGTTTCCGGGAACTTAGGGCATTACTTCCTCCAGGAACGAAG AAACACAAATCTTCGGTTCTTACAGCGGCAAAGGAGGCATTGAAGTCTTTAATTGCTGAAATTGAAAAGCTTAACATAAGAAACCAGCAGTTAAAAACACTACTTGGTTCATCATCATCAAGCTATGTTAATGTTCATagctcctcatcatcatcatcatcaaatgaGAGATTGAACGTTGCGGTGTCACATGTAGCGGGGTCGAGTTCATCGGAAGAGAGAATGGTGGATTTGCAAGTTGCTGTCAGAGGAGAAAGCTTGTCTCATCATCGTCAATCTGATATTATGATTCGCATATTGGAATTCTTGAAAAACCTTCAGAACCTCAGCTTCGTTTCCATGGCCACAAACACTAGTACTAATACACAAGGcacaaccatcaaccaaatcatcTTCAGATTAAGGATTCTTCAG
- the LOC112724136 gene encoding putative transcription factor bHLH041 isoform X1 produces the protein MDGVFNLPEATRSDFLRSLLHTFGCTYICLWHCHSSSNNLLFLDGIYNNVSSTVAEETLFNLYQRLTFDAASDEWVPGAAFRRQMAYLELQQLDLLRLASAVIQTQFYLRAIFMGCSKGEIELGFSTIPQIDMKAAVKSLFPEDFSRQQIHHPASSSSSSCPSHEFSSLRGVLLPAPEGEQEAIIRAILHVISSSSSPATATSQPPPYNNSAFRAYSSTAYNLVTSSSSSRFSLMKRSIEFSRTLHLMRIRDRFHFQHQHQLPHHPLIIDTQNANNNKHLRHIILERRRRENENKCFRELRALLPPGTKKHKSSVLTAAKEALKSLIAEIEKLNIRNQQLKTLLGSSSSSYVNVHSSSSSSSSNERLNVAVSHVAGSSSSEERMVDLQVAVRGESLSHHRQSDIMIRILEFLKNLQNLSFVSMATNTSTNTQGTTINQIIFRLRILQGSEWDESGFVEAVRRIVSNLIRN, from the exons ATGGATGGCGTATTCAACCTCCCTGAAGCCACCAGGAGCGACTTTCTCCGCTCTCTCTTGCACACTTTTGGTTGCACATACATATGCCTCTGGCACTGCCACTCATCATCTaa TAATTTATTGTTCTTGGATGGGATTTACAATAATGTAAGTAGCACCGTAGCTGAAGAAACGCTTTTTAATCTATATCAGCGTTTAACCTTTGATGCCGCCAGTGATGA GTGGGTTCCTGGTGCGGCTTTCAGGAGGCAAATGGCCTATTTAGAGCTTCAACAATTGGATCTTCTAAGACTTGCATCCGCAGTTATCCAAACACAATTCTATCTG AGAGCTATTTTCATGGGGTGCAGCAAAGGGGAAATTGAGCTTGGTTTCTCCACTATCCCTCAA ATTGACATGAAAGCAGCAGTGAAGAGTTTATTCCCAGAAGATTTTTCAAGACAGCAGATTCATCATCCAGCTTCATCGTCTTCAAGCTCTTGCCCTagccatgaattctcatccttacgAGGAGTATTGTTACCCGCACCAGAGGGTGAGCAAGAAGCAATCATAAGAGCAATCCTTCatgttatttcttcttcttcttcacccgcCACCGCTACTtctcaaccaccaccatataatAATAGTGCTTTCAGGGCATATTCTTCAACTGCTTACAATTTAGTAACAAGTAGCAGCAGCAGCAGGTTTAGTTTAATGAAGAGATCTATAGAATTCTCTAGAACCCTACATTTAATGAGAATTAGAGACCGCTTTCATTTCCAACATCAACACCAACTGCCTCATCATCCCCTCATCATTGATACCCAGAATGCTAATAATAATAAGCATCTTCGTCACATCATATTAGAGAGAAGAAGACGCGAGAACGAAAACAAGTGTTTCCGGGAACTTAGGGCATTACTTCCTCCAGGAACGAAG AAACACAAATCTTCGGTTCTTACAGCGGCAAAGGAGGCATTGAAGTCTTTAATTGCTGAAATTGAAAAGCTTAACATAAGAAACCAGCAGTTAAAAACACTACTTGGTTCATCATCATCAAGCTATGTTAATGTTCATagctcctcatcatcatcatcatcaaatgaGAGATTGAACGTTGCGGTGTCACATGTAGCGGGGTCGAGTTCATCGGAAGAGAGAATGGTGGATTTGCAAGTTGCTGTCAGAGGAGAAAGCTTGTCTCATCATCGTCAATCTGATATTATGATTCGCATATTGGAATTCTTGAAAAACCTTCAGAACCTCAGCTTCGTTTCCATGGCCACAAACACTAGTACTAATACACAAGGcacaaccatcaaccaaatcatcTTCAGATTAAGGATTCTTCAG